From a single Rosa rugosa chromosome 7, drRosRugo1.1, whole genome shotgun sequence genomic region:
- the LOC133721546 gene encoding pentatricopeptide repeat-containing protein At1g77360, mitochondrial-like produces the protein MIIKIQSYGEKLGFRWMMLSRNYCSSEATRHITDPTKRICKIMMSCPTLTLDTALDQSGVRISPEIVEDVLVRFKNAGMVAYRFFEWAAKQQNYTHSVKAYHAMIDSLAKIRQYQIMWELVNSMRTQRMQNMETFGIIMRKYARAQKVEEAIYTFNVMEKYDCAPNLAAFNGLLSALCKSKNVRKAQEIFDKMKDRFEPDSKTYSILIDGWGKDPNLPKAREVFREMVDAGCNPDIVTYGIMVDVLCKAGRVDEAIEIVRGMDASGCMPTSFIYSVLVHTYGVENRIEDAVEAFLEMERNGIKADVAVYNALIGAFCKVNKFKNVWRVVNDMTSKGVAANSRTCNIILNSLIDRGETDEAFSVFRKMIKVCDPDADTYTMMIKMFCERNELEMALKVWKYMKLKQFVPSMHTYSVLINGLCENGNASKACVLLEEMIEKGIRPSGVTFGRLRQLLIKEGREDVLKFLQEKINLLVKEPLSD, from the coding sequence ATGATTATCAAGATACAGAGCTATGGAGAAAAATTGGGTTTTCGATGGATGATGCTCTCCCGAAATTACTGTTCGAGTGAAGCAACAAGGCACATTACTGATCCAACCAAAAGAATATGCAAAATCATGATGTCTTGCCCCACACTCACACTTGATACTGCCCTTGATCAAAGTGGGGTCAGAATTTCACCTGAAATAGTAGAGGATGTTCTCGTGAGATTCAAGAATGCCGGAATGGTTGCATACCGCTTCTTTGAATGGGCAGCGAAGCAGCAAAACTACACGCATAGTGTTAAGGCATACCATGCTATGATCGATTCTTTGGCAAAGATAAGGCAGTACCAGATCATGTGGGAGCTTGTGAACTCAATGAGGACCCAAAGGATGCAGAATATGGAGACATTTGGTATCATTATGAGGAAGTATGCCAGGGCTCAGAAGGTTGAGGAAGCGATTTATACTTTTAATGTTATGGAAAAGTATGATTGTGCTCCGAATTTAGCGGCATTCAATGGCCTGCTGAGTGCTTTGTGCAAATCCAAGAATGTGAGGAAGGCTCAGGAGATTTTTGATAAAATGAAGGACCGCTTTGAGCCAGACTCAAAGACATACAGTATATTAATTGATGGATGGGGAAAGGATCCAAATTTGCCCAAGGCAAGGGAGGTCTTTAGAGAAATGGTTGATGCTGGCTGTAATCCTGATATAGTGACTTATGGTATCATGGTTGATGTTCTGTGCAAAGCAGGGAGGGTGGACGAAGCCATTGAGATTGTTCGGGGCATGGATGCTAGTGGTTGTATGCCTACATCTTTTATTTACAGTGTTCTGGTGCATACATATGGGGTGGAAAATAGGATTGAAGATGCTGTTGAAGCATTCTTGGAGATGGAAAGGAATGGAATCAAGGCTGATGTAGCCGTCTATAATGCCTTGATCGGTGCTTTTTGTAAAGTTAACAAGTTCAAGAACGTGTGGAGGGTCGTAAATGATATGACTTCCAAAGGTGTTGCAGCCAATTCGAGGACCTGCAATATCATCTTAAACAGCTTGATTGACCGTGGAGAAACTGATGAGGCATTTAGTGTCTTTCGTAAAATGATCAAAGTATGTGATCCAGATGCAGATACATATACAATGATGATAAAAATGTTTTGCGAGAGAAATGAATTAGAGATGGCTCTTAAAGTGTGGAAGTACATGAAGTTGAAACAGTTTGTTCCCAGTATGCATACATACTCAGTCCTTATTAATGGATTGTGTGAAAACGGTAATGCTTCAAAGGCTTGTGTCTTACTGGAAGAGATGATAGAGAAGGGGATTCGGCCATCAGGTGTGACATTTGGGAGATTAAGACAGTTGCTTAtaaaagaaggaagagaagatgTACTGAAATTTCTTCAAGAAAAAATCAATCTCCTTGTCAAAGAGCCTTTATCTGATTGA